A window of Limisphaera ngatamarikiensis genomic DNA:
GCCGGCGGATCACCCAGCGTTCGGGCAAGCGCCGTCGCAACAACACCCACAACCCACCCGCCAGCGCCAGCGCCACCGTCAGACGCGGAACCACACACACTTCCAGCCATCCGTCGCCCGGGGACGCACCCGGAAACAATTCAAACGGTCCGCCGTACAATCGCCCGTTGCCCGCCAACACCCATGGGCCCGCCGACCGTTCCTCCCCCAGGTCCACCGTCACCGGCGCTCCCCCGCGCCATAACGCCACCCAACCCGCCCACACGTACGCCCACGGACCCAGCCAACGTTTCAACCCCGGTCGCACCCGCTCGATCGCCCGCGCGTCCCAACCCGCCCCCGCCAGTTGCACGAAATAACGCCGGCGCCGTCCCTCCTCCCCCGGCCACTCCGCCCAGGCCACATCCACGCAACGCTCCTGCCCCGCCGTCAACACCCGCCAGGCCCTCTCGGGGTCCAGCGGCATCCCCAGCTCACGCGCCCACACATTCGCCGTACCCAACGGCAACACCGCCAGTCGCACCCGACCCCATCCCCCCGGCACGTCACCGATCCCGTTCACCACCTCGTTCACCGTCCCGTCCCCGCCGGCCGCCACCACCAGTTCGCATCCGTCCTGCACCGCCCGAGCGGCCAGCACGCGCGCCTCCCCGGGCCGGCTCGTCCAGTAAATGGCCGCGCCGGCCCGCTCGATCTCGTGCAAACAGGCGCCCTTGCGCCGCACCCCGCGCGCCACCGGATTGACAATCACACACACCCGCATCACCCC
This region includes:
- a CDS encoding diacylglycerol/lipid kinase family protein, whose product is MRVCVIVNPVARGVRRKGACLHEIERAGAAIYWTSRPGEARVLAARAVQDGCELVVAAGGDGTVNEVVNGIGDVPGGWGRVRLAVLPLGTANVWARELGMPLDPERAWRVLTAGQERCVDVAWAEWPGEEGRRRRYFVQLAGAGWDARAIERVRPGLKRWLGPWAYVWAGWVALWRGGAPVTVDLGEERSAGPWVLAGNGRLYGGPFELFPGASPGDGWLEVCVVPRLTVALALAGGLWVLLRRRLPERWVIRRRARRLRWVSERPVPFELDGEWAGWTPVELGLCPGSLRVVA